The genomic stretch GTCGGTCTCACTCACGACCGCATACAGGGGGAGTTCCGCCGCACCCGGCGTGTAGAGGGAAAACGCGCCGTCGTTCTGCGCGCCAATCGGGCTGATCCTGGCGGCGGGATCGCTGATGGCACGCGCCGTCACGGTGCAGCCCAAGGTCAGGGCATCGACGACAGTACCGACACCGGCCGAGGCGATCCCTGCATCCTCGTTCAGCACCATGTCGAACCCGAGCTGGGTGTTGACTGTCCCAGGCGACACCTGGAAGGCTCCGCGCGTGCTGTAGCCGTAGAAGACCGTCCAGCCGACAGCACCACTGTCTGGGGCCGGCGGCGTTCCGAGCGAGAGCCGCACCGTGCCACGCACGTTCCCGATGGGAGGCTTCGGCACGGGCGCGGGCGTCAGGGTGTAGGTGAGGGTCACGGCTGTCGTGGACGTCACGGTAACGTATTGCGGCTCCGGCGTGTTATACCCCACGACCGGGTGGCCATCGACCCGCAGCGCTCTGCCCGCCGCCAGAGCTTCGAAGGTTTTGCTGCCCTCGATGGTGCCGTCGAAGACCACGGCCGATGTGATGGAATCGGTGATGACGACAGGAGCACTGGCCACGCCGCTGATCTTCACGTCGAGACGGGACATAGGCACCGGAGCCGGACTCGCCGGACACGCAGTGAGCAGGATCGACAGACCGACGGCCACACCGGACAGGGGCTTCATCTGGCACGACCATACCGCGAGAGCCCGACGATCCGGGGCGCATGTGAGGCAGGTACATCCCCTGAGGTCAGGATGTGCGCCGTCTCAACATCCAGAATGTTGAACCGCGTTCACGATTACGGCCCCGCGCCCCGCCAGGGCGTACGGTGGACTGGTACCGTCCACAATCTGCGCCTCTGACCGGCGGTACATGAGGAGGCATCCAGCATGGCCGATATCCTGCCCCCCGATACCCTCAAGGAGCGCCCGCCGACCCCGGCCGCGCTGCTGAGCAACCGTGAAAAAGACCGCCTGATCGAACGTGGCTTCCTGGGCCTGTACCGCTGGTACACCGCCCGCAGCCAGGAGACGCGCAACTGGAACCCGGATCGCAGCTTCGAGTGGCGCTCCATCCGTCAGGATCTGCCGCCCGAGCTGATCACCGTGATCCAGGGCTTCTTCGCCGTAGAGCAGTACGCGCCGGACTTCACGAGTTCCCTGATCCACCTCGTGAGACGCAGCCACGGCCGCTCGCACTTCCAGATGCGCTGGGGCAGCGAGGAGGAGAAACACGCCGATGCGTGGGAGAACGCCCTGCTGTTCACTGGCCAGCGCAGCCCGCAGTACATCGAGGAATACAAGCACCGCCTGAAGTCGCAGACGTGGGAACTGCCCTTCCCGGACGCGATTCACAATCTGGTGTACACCGTGTTCCAGGAGCGGGCCACGCAGCTGAACTACCTGAACATGATGAAGATCGCCCAGGGCAAGAGCGAGAAGCCGCACCTGGCGGGTGTGCAGGATCCGGTGCTGGCCAAGGTGGCCCAGACCATCGCCGTGGACGAGGCCGCGCATTACAACTTCTTCCTGGAAGGCGTGCGGATGTACCTGTATTACTACCCCCAGCAGACGCTGGAGGCGATCCGCAGCATCATCGGGCAGTTCTCCATGCCGGCCGCCACACTGATTCCCGACTGGGCGCAGTTCCAGGAGACCGTGTACCGCGCCGGGATCTACGGCCCCCGCGACTTCCAGCGCGACGTCATGCAGGTCGCCTTCCGGAACCTGGGCGTCGAGAGCCGCAAGGCGCTGGAAGAGGGCATCCGCAAGACGCGCGAGGTGCCGGACTTTGATGGCCAGAATCCGCGCACGACCGCCATCTGGGACACCTTCGACTACGGACAGATCGAGGGCGACGTCCGGCGGCTGCACGCGAAGATCGGCGACTACGAGAAGGAGATCGGCTTCGACCAGTACGACCCGACCGTGTTCGTCGAGAACCCCGAGGTGCCGGGGCGCGGCCAGCCGGAGCCCGGCGGTTCGGGGCAGGCCGCTGACGACTGAGTGCGTACCCTGTGCCTGACAGCCCTGGCCCCGCGCCGGGGCTGTTCCCGTTGACCGGGGCGTGACGTGCGAGCCTTATACCCTGTTCCCCATGCGCGTGCTTGAGGTCTTTCTGGTGTTCCTGCGGCTGGGCCTGACCAGTTTCGGCGGGCCGGTCGCGCACCTGGGGTACTTCCGGGCGGAAGTTGTACAGCGCCGCGCGTGGCTGACCGAGCAGGGCTACGCCGATGTGGTCGCGCTGGCGCAGTTCCTGCCCGGCCCGGCGAGTTCGCAGACTGGCTTCGCGGTGGGCCTGCTGCGGGCCGGGTGGCCGGGGGCACTGGCCGCGTGGCTGGGCTTCACGCTGCCCAGCGCACTGCTGATGACCGCGTTCGCGCTGGGCGTGACGCGTGTGGGAGACGTAACCGGAGCCGGGTGGCTCGCTGGCCTGAAGGTCGCGGCGGTGGCCGTGGTCGCGCAGGCGGTGGCGGGAATGTGGAGCACGTTGGTCACGGATCGCGTGCGGGTCGCGCTGGCGCTGGGCGTGGCCGCGTTGCTGGTGACGCTGCCGGGGGCCGGGTGGCAGATCGCGGTGCTGCTGGCGTGTGCCGTGATCGGGTGGCGCGTCCTCCCGGCGGGAAAGGTTCAGGAAGGGCACCTGCCGCCGGTGCCGGTGTCGCGCCAGACGGGCGTGCTGCTGCTCCTGACCTGCGGGGCGGGACTGGTGATCCTGCCGCTCCTGGCTCCGATGTCGCCCGCCTGGGCGCTGCTGGACGGCACGTACCGCGCCGGTGCCCTGGTGTTCGGCGGCGGGCATGTCGTGCTGCCGCTGCTGGAGACCGGATTCGTCCCCCAGTTCCTGGGCCACGAGACCTTCATCGCGGGCTACGGGGCCGCCAACGCGGTGCCGGGGCCGCTGTTCACCTTCGCCACCTACCTGGGCGCGGCGCAGGGGGCCGTCTCCCCTGCCCTGGGGGCCGTCCTGGCGACCGTCGGCGTGTTCCTGCCGGGCCTGCTGCTGATGGCCGGGGCGCTGCCGTTGTGGTCGGCGCTGTCGGCCCGGCCGGCGGCCCGGTCGGCCCTGGCCGGCGTGAACGCTGGCGTGGTCGGGCTGCTGCTGGCGGCGCTGTATTCGCCGGTCTTTACCGGGGGTATCCGGGGGCCGCGTGATCTGGCGCTGGCCCTGCTGGGATATGCGGCCCTCACAGCGGGGCGGGTGCCGGCGTGGGCCGTCGTACTGGGCTGTGCGCTACTGGGGCAGCTCATCCTGTAGGCCGTAAATCTCCAGAAAGCGGCGGACACGGGCCTCCAGCGTCTGCAGCGGCGCGACCTCGCCGCAGACCCAGTCCGGGGCATAGTTGCGGCAGACCTGCGGCCGGGTGGCGTAGATGGCGCACAGGCACCCGGCTCCCAGATGCACGCACGGCACGCCCAGCGGCTTGTCCAGCGCCGCGATGTCCGGGGCCGCGCAGCACGCACCGCAGGCCGTGCACCCCCGCACCAGCGTCGAGCGGGGGCCATAGCCGGCGGGCGGCAAGAAGGGGTCGGCCACTCAGCGCAGGTCGGCGGCAGCGGCCAGGAAGGCGTCGTTCTCGGCGGGAGTACCCACCGCCACGCGCAGGCAGCCGGCCAGCAGGTGCAGGCGATCCTGGCGGCGCACCACGATCCCGCGACTCAGGAAGTGCCGGTACGCGGCGTCGGCGTCCGGGGTGCGCAGCAGGAAGAAATTCGCCTGACTGGGCAGGGCCATGCAGGTCGGGTGATCGCGCAGCGCGTCCAGCATCCGGCCCCGCTCGGCCACGGCCTCGGTCACGCGCTCGTGGACATACGTGGGGTGCTCCAGGGCCACCTCCAGCACCGCCTGGGTCAGGGCGTTCATGGTGAAGGCCGAGACCAGCTTCTGGATGTTCGCGGCCAGTTCCGGCGCAGCCAGCGCGTAGCCGGCCCGCACGCCCGCGAGGCTCCAGGCCTTGCTGAAGGTGCGCAGGCTCAGGGCGTTCGGGTGCGCCTGCACCAGTGACCGGAAATCGCTGTGGCTGTACTGGTGGTACGCCTCGTCGATCACCACGACCCAGCCGTGGGCGGCCTCCAGCAGCGTCTGCACGTCAGCCTGGGCGTCCAGATGACCGGTCGGCGCGTGCGGCTGCGTGATGTACAGCACGCCGGGCGGCCGGGTGCGCAGTTCCCTCAGCAGGCCCGCCACCGGCAGCGAGAAGTCGTCGTTCAGGGCGACCTGCACCAGATTCGCGCCGAGCAGCTGGGCCTCCAGGGTGTACACGCTGAAGGTGGGATTCACAGTCAGCACCGTCTGCCCGATCCCGGCGAGTTCGGTGAGCAGCTTGATCAGCACGTTGCTGCCGGGCGTGACCACCACCCCGTGCTCGTCCCAGTCCTCCAGGGCAGCGATGCGGCGGCGCAGCTCATCGGCATGCAGGTCGGGATACCGGTTCCACGGGCGTTCCATCAGGCGGGCCACGGCCAGGGCCTTGAGGCGCTCGGGGAAGTCGTAGGGGTTCTCGTTCTGATCGAGTTTGATGGCCGCGTCGGTGGGCGTGAAGGGATAGGCAGGCACGTCACGCACGGCGCGGCGGATACCGGTCGGCGCGTCCAGGGGGGCAGCGTCCTGAGGAGCGAGGGGCGTGCGGGTCATGTGTCCAGTTCTACCACCGCGCCACAGGCCGTCCAGACGCGTCGTCCGGTCAGGCCAAACGGGCGTTTGGGCGCGTGCTACCCTCGGATCACCGCGCTCCGGGCGCGACCGCTCCCATGACCGATCCCGTCAAATCCCGCCGAGAACAGATCCTCGATTCCGCCAGCCGGCTGTTCTCGGAACGCGGCTACCACGCCACGTCCATGCGCGACCTCGCCAGCGAGCTGGGGATGCAGGGCGGCAGCCTGTACGCGCATATCAGCGGCAAGGAGGAACTGCTCGTCGAGATCGTGAACCGCGCGTCCCGGCAGTTCGACGCCGCGCTGTTCACCCTGCGGGACGTCCCCCTGCCGCCCGAGGACAAGCTGCGCGAGGCCATGCGCCGCCACATCCAGGTCGTGGCCGACAACATGGACAGCGCCACCGTGTTCTTCCACGAGTGGAAGCACCTGTCGCCCGCCGCCTACGCCCGCGTGACCAGCTGGCGCGATTCCATCGATGCGTTCTACCGCGAACTGATCACGGAGGGCGTCCATGCGGGCGCGTTCCGCCCCGATCTCGACCCGAAGTCGGCAGCCTATCTGGTGCTGTCGGCCGTGAACTGGGCGTACACGTGGTATCGGCCCGGCGGGCCCCTCACCCCCCGCGACGTGGCCGACACCTTCGCCGACATGCTGCTGCGCGGCCTGAGGGCCGAGACCACAGGAGCCCGCCGTGAGTAACCCTACCGTCACCGTCAAGATCCGCGAGGCGATCACCTACGCGCAGGGCCGCGCCGCCCGCCTGAACCGCACCCAGCAGCTGGAGATCGGCCCCGACCTGTTCATCCGCATCGCGCCCGGTGGGCGGCGCTTCCTGCTGTTCTGCCTGGACGGCGAGCCCGAACGCAGCGCTGCCGAGGCGATCGCCGCCGCGCTGGGCCTGAAGCACCCCGAGTACGGCTGGCACCAGGGCGAGACCCTGAGATCCCTGACTGTGATCGAGCCGGGATCGGACGTGGTGGCCGAGGCTCCGGGCACGGACGACGGCGGATAGCTTCTACCGCACGCCGAACCCGAAGCGCTCCATGACCTCGGCCGGCGTGCGTTTCGGGCGGCCACTGACCGGATCGACCCACACCCAGTCGGTGCGGCACTCGGCCAGCCGCACCCCCTGGGGCGGGTCACCGTCGTTCACGCGGTCGATCGTGTAGACCCGCACCGAGCGCAGGCCGGCACTCTCGGTCAGGAGGGTGCGGACGCGCACGTGGTCGCCCAGGACGGCCGGCACGTGGTACGTGATGCGGTGCTGCCGCGCGACGGGCACGGCCCCCAGCGCGGCCAGGGCGGGCGTGTCCATGCCCAGGCTGGCGGCATGCGCTCGGGCCACGCGCTCGCACCACGTCAGGTACACGACGTTGTTCACGTGCTCCAGTTCGTCCAGATCCTCAGGGCCCACCGTCAGGAACACCTCAAAACGGCGTGCCGGGATCAGTGCGTCCCAGTCGGCGTGGGCCTCGGGAAGCTCGCTCACGCCCCGTACAGCGCATTCACGGCCTGTGAACCCGCGATGTCCAGATCCGTGATGCCGCCCGCGTCGTGCGTGAAATACGTGACCTTCACCTTCCGGTATCCGATCAGGATGTCCGGGTGGTGATCCCCCTCCTCGGCGTGCGCGGCGACCCGGACGGCGAAGTCCACCCCCGCCTGGTACGTGTCGAACGCGAATTCGCGCCACAGCCGGCCGTCGTCGCCCCACCAGCCGGGGGCCTTGCGGGCCTGCACGTCACCGTCGGTCAGGAGGCGGTCTCGGTCATAGGCCATGCGGGGATCGTACGCCATGCCCCGAGGGTAGAAGGACGGCGCGGATCAGGGGATGAGTGGGGATGCGGTTCAAGTCAGGTGATTGAGGACGGTCAGCGCCAGCCCACGAGAGCCCCGTCCGGAAGCATCACGACGTTGGGCTCGTTCAGCAGCAGGCTCAGCGCCAGGAACTCGATCTCACTCGACACTGGCACGACGAGGTGACGGCCATCGGCGAGAGCGATCTCGATTCGCCGCTGATCCGTGACCGGTGACCAGATCTTGCGCGAGTGGGTGAGAGCGACGCCAGCGGTTCCAGTGATGCTCATGGTCATGTGATGTCTCCCTGGCCCGTCCCCTTCCGGATCGGGTTGATCGAGGATGCGCCGCAGGCAGTGACCGCGCCGTGACCGCCCAATCGTTCCCCCTCTCCCTGCGCTCCTTTGCGGGGCCGCGCTATCCTCTTTCCCTATGCGTGCCCAGCCAGCGCAGAGCGTCCTCAAGGGCACCGGACAGGGTGCGCTGCCGCCCATGCTGGAGCAGTACGTAACCATGCGCGACGAGGTGGCCGCGCAGCTCCCGCACGCGCTGCTGCTGTTCCAGGTGGGCGACTTCTACGAGACCTTCGGTGAGGACGCCGAGCGCGCCGCCCGGCTGCTGGGCATCGCCCTGACGCACAAGTCGAGCAAGGATTTCTCCACGCCCATGGCCGGGATTCCGCTGCGGGCACTCGACGGCAACGTGGAGAAGCTGCTCGCGGCGGGCGTGTGTGTGGCGGTCGCGGATCAGGTCGAGGAACCCGGCACGGGACTGGTCGACCGCAAGGTCACGCAGCTCCTGACGCCCGGCACCGTGACCGAGGAGCGGCACCTCGGCGTGGACGAAAACTACCTCGCGGCGGTGGCGACCGGTGACGGCTACGCGCTGGCGCTGCTGGACGTCTCGACCGGCGAGTTCCGCTGCGCGGCCTTCCACACGCGGCTGGCGCTGTACGACGAGCTGTCGCGCTGGCGGGCACGCGAGGTGCTGCTGGCCCCCGAACTGGCGGGCAACGCCGCGCTGCTGGCCGACTTCCAGGCCCGCTTTCCGGTCATGCTGTCGCCCGCCAATTTCGGCGAGGCCGGCTGCCGGAGCGAACTGGACACGGCGCTGGGCGAGGTGCCGGGCACCCTGTCCACCCCGGCCCTGCTGCGGGCCTGCGGCGCGGTGCTGGGCTACGCGCGGCTGACGCTCCAGGGGCAGCTGGGCATGGTGCGCCGGGTGGTGCGCTTCGAGCCCGGCGCGCACATGCGGCTGGCCGAGTCGTCCCTGCGGGCGCTGGAGGTCTTCACGCCGCAGTCGCCCCAGGGCGTGACCCTCATGGACATCCTGTGCCAGACCCGCACGGCGGGCGGGCGGCGGCGGCTGCGCGCGTGGTTGCGGGCCCCGCTGCTGGACGAGCTGAGCATCCGTGCCCGGCTGGACGCCGTGGAGGCGCTCACGCGGGCGGCCGATCTGCGCGGCGGCGTGCGGTCGCTGCTGTACCGCGCCCATGATCTGGAGCGGCTGGCGGCGCGGGTGGCGACCCGCCGGGCCACCCCGCGCGAGGTGGCGGCCCTGGCGCGCACCCTGGAACTGCTGCCCGAGGCGACCCGGCTGCTGGGCGAGCAGGTCGGGCTGCTGGGCGGCGTCCGGGCGCGGCTGTCGGCCCTGCCGGACGTGGTCACACGCATCCGGGCGGCGCTGGTCGACGACCCGCCCCTGCGCCTGGGCGACGGCGGCCTGATCCGCGACGGCTTCCACGCCGAGCTGGACGAGGTTCGCAGCGGCTCGCTGTCGCACCGGGCGTGGCTGGCCGAGCTGGAGGCCACCGAGCGCACGCGCACCGGCATCGGGTCGCTGAAGGTCGGCTACAACAGCGTGTTCGGCTACTACCTGGAGGTCACAGGATCACACCTGGGCAAGGTGCCGCCCGACTACCGGCAGGTGGCGACCCTGAAAGACCGTGCCCGCTTCACCCGGCCCGACCTGCGCGAGCGCGAGCGCGAGATCGCCCGGCTGGACGCGGCGGCGTCCCGGCTGGAGACCCAGGTCTTCACCGAGCTGCGCGACTCGCTGGCTGCCCATGCTGAGGCGCTCTCGGAGGCGGCGGGAGCGCTGGCCGAGCTGGACGTGCTGTCGGCACTGGCCGAGCTGGCGGTGGACTGCTCGTGGGTGCGCCCCCAGACCGTGCCGGACGCCGAGATCGCACTGACGCAGGCGCGGCATCCGGTCGTGGAGCGGGCGACCGGCGGGAAGTTCGTGCCCAACGACGCCGCGCTGGACGCCGGCCGCTTCCTGCTGCTGCTGACCGGGCCGAACATGGCGGGCAAGAGCACCTACCTGCGCACCGTGGCGATCTGTGCGCTGCTGCACCAGATCGGCTCCTTCGTGCCCGCCGACCACGCCCAGATGCCGGTGTACGACGCGATCCACACCCGGATCGGCGCGTCGGACGACCTGGCCGGGGGCCGCTCGACCTTCATGGTCGAGATGAGCGAGCTGGCCGCGATCCTGCACGGCGCGACCGCCCGCAGCCTGATCATTCTGGACGAGGTCGGGCGCGGCACCAGCACCCTGGACGGCCTGGCGATCGCGCAGGCCGCGCTGGAGCACCTGCACGCGACCGGCGCACACACCCTGTTCGCCACCCACTACTTCGAACTGACCCGGCTGGAGGCTGAGCTGCCGGGTCTCGTGAACCTGCACGTGGCCGCCGAGGAGGAGGCGCGCGAGGGCGGCAGCGGCGGCCTGACTTTCTACCATCAGGTCGTGCCGGGCGCGGCGCGGCACAGCTACGGCGTGGAGGTCGCGCGGCTGGCCGGGCTGCCGGGCAACGTCACGGCCCGCGCGGCGCGGCTGCTGACCGCCCTGAATGCGGGCGGCGACGACCGGACGCTCGTGCGCGAACTCGCCACGCTGGACGTGTCGCGCCTGACCCCCCTGCAGGCCCTGGAACTCCTGCACCGCTGGCAGCGCGAGATGAGTGGGAGCGCCGACACCGCGCCCACCCCGACCTGAACGTGCCCTGACGGGCAGCGGCTCAGCCCCGGAAGATCAGGTCGGGCCCCAGGTCGCCGATCCGGGCCTTGCCACACAGCGCCACGGCGAGCCGCAGTTCGTCGCGCAGCAGTTCCAGCATGTGCCGGACGCCCGCCTCGCCGGCCAGCGCCAGACCGTACAGCGCGGGGCGGGCCACGAAGACGGCGCTCGCCCCCAGCGCCACGGCCTTGAGGACGTCGGTGCCGCGCATCACGCCGCCGTCGAGGTAGATCTCGGCGCGGCCGGCCACAGCGGTCACGATCTCCGGCAGGGCGTCCAGGGCGGTCACGGCGGTGTCGAGCTGCCGCCCGCCGTGGTTGCTGACCCACACGTGGCAGCCGTGCTGCACCGCAAGGTCGGCATCCTCGGCCGTCAGCAGGCCCTTGAGGACGATCGGCAGGTCGGTCTGGGCCCGCAGCCACGCCAGATCGGCCCACGACAGCCCCGGATCGAGCAGCGAGTTGAAATAGCTCAGGTCGTCCAGATGCTCGCTGCCGGGCCGGCGCGGGCCGACGTTGGGCAACACCGTGCCCGGCTCGACATGGACAGGCGTGCGGATGATCGCCTCCCGCCGGCCCAGCTGCGGGGCGTCCACCGTGAGCACCAGTGCCCGCGCTCCGGCGGCGGTCGCCCGCTGGATCAGGGCGCGGCTCACCTCGCGGTCGCGGTACACGTACAGCTGGAACCACCACTGCCCCGGAGCGGCGAGCGCCACGTCCTCCAGGGATCGGTGGCTCAGGGTACTCAGGGTCATGACGCTGCCCAGGCCGGCAGCGGCGCGGGCCGTGGCGACCTCGGCGTCCGGGTGGGCCAGACCATGCAGGGCACACGGCGCGATGCCGACCGGGAAGGCCAGCGGCATGCCCAGCACCGTCGTGGACACGTCAACCTGCGACACGTCGACCAGCATGCGGGGCCGCAATTTCAGCGCGGCGTAGCCGTCCCGGTTGGCACGGACGGTCACCTCGTCGTTCGCTCCGCCCACGTAATACGCCAGGGCGGCAGGCGACAGGACGGCGGCGGCGGCCTCTTCCATCTCGCGGAGGTTCAGGTAGGGCAGAGCCATGGGTAGGTTCAGTCTGGCATGGGCCGCCACCGGGCGGGCCGTGCGGCCATTTGATGAAGGCCCGGCCGCCGGTGGTCGGGCCGCCGCCGGGCTGCACCTGCCAGGATGGAGACCCGGCAGGATGAAGGACGTGGGCCGACCCGGCCCGGAGGAGTGCCCCGTGAACACCGACGCCCTGGACGCCCTGCGTGCCCGTTACGGCGAGCAGCTCAGTACCGCCGCCCCCGTGCTGGAGGCCCACGGGCGCGACGAGAGCCACCCGACGATCCACCCGCCCCACGCCGTGCTGTTCGCCCACAGCGAGGCGGATGTGGTGGATGCCCTGCGGCTCGCCGTCACCCACGGCTTCCCGGTCACGCCCTTCGCGGTGGGCAGCAGTCTGGAAGGGCAGGTGATCCCGGTTCACGGCGGCCTGTCCCTCGACGTGAGCGGTATGAACCGGGTGCTGTCCATCGAGCCCGGCGGGTTCCAGGCGACCGTACAACCCGGCGTGACCTATCCCGAACTGAACCGGCAGACCCGCTCCCACGGCCTGTTCTTCCCGGTCGATCCCGGCGCCGAGGCCAGCCTGGGCGGCATGGCCTCCACGAACGCCAGCGGCACGGCGGCGGTACGGTACGGCACCACCCGCGACAATGTCCTGGAACTGCGCGTGGCCCTGATGGACGGCACCGTGATCCGCGCGGGCAGCCGCGCCCGCAAGACCAGCGCCGGCTACGACCTGAAACACCTCTTCATCGGTGCCGAGGGCACGCTGGGGGTGATCACGGAGCTCACGGTGCGCCTGTGGCCCCTGCCCGCCCACGTGACGGTGGTGCGCGGCACCTTCGCCACCGTGCAGGCCGCCGCGGCCTGCGCCGTGGCCATCATGAGCGCCGCGCTGCAGCCCGAGCGGCTGGAACTCATCGACGAGCACGGGATCCGCGCCGTGAACGCCTACGAGGGCACGGCCTACCCGGAGGTGCCGACCCTGTGGATCGAACTCGCGGCAGCCAGCGGAGGCGCCCTGGACGACGCGGTGGCCGCGTGCACCGACCTGTGCCGGGACGCCGGGGCACTGCACGTGGACACCGCCCGCAGCGCGGCAGAGCGGGCCGCACTGTGGGCCGCACGGCACCATGCGTATCCGGCGATGAAGGCGCTGCACCCCACTCACGCCCGGCTGAGCACCGACGTGTGCGTGCCGCTGCACCGCCTGCCCGACGTGCTCGCCGCCAGCCGTGAACGCTGCGACGCCGCCGGCCTCGACGCGACCTTCCTGGGACACGTGGGCGACGGAAACTTCCATGTGCTGTTCCACGCGGCCCCGGACGACGCCGCAACATGGGCCACGGTGAACGACGTGTACGATCACATGATCTCACTGGCGCTGGACGCCGGGGGCACGTGTTCCGGCGAACACGGGGTGGGGCTGCACAAGCGCACCCATCTGGCCCGCGAGCATGGGGACTCGCTGCACGTCATGCGCGGCGTGAAGGCCCTGCTCGACCCGCGTGGCCTGCTCAACCCCGGCAAGATCCTTCCCTGATCGCGGCACATGAGGCGATCTGCAACGCCCGGTATGCACCTCCATGAGCGGCAACCGGACGGCCACCCGCGGCCGCCCGTGCCCGTCTCCGGCGCGGCCGCAGGAGCAGCGATCCCGGCCGGCAGCGTGCCGGACGGTGCCGGGCGACGCACCGGGTGCACCGACTGGAGCCGCACGCCCTGCACTCCGCCTTGAGGAGGGCGTGAGGAGAAGCGCCGGAGCCAGTTGTGGGTCGGCTCACTTGCCTATGGCACCCACACACGACAGTGAGGTAGCCGGCCACGGAGATCACCGGGGTTCGCTGTGGAGGAGACCGATGTTCACTGCCCCCCGAGCCCCAGCCCATGCCCGAGACCGTCACCACACCCGCCCGGCCCGTGGTGTCCTGACGATGCTGCTGGGCAGTGTCCTGGCCTCCTGCGCCGCACCGGCCACGCCGGCCCCGACCCCAGCGCCCGCCGCGCCCCTGCAGCCCCAGACGGCGTGGGCCCCCCTGTTCAACGGCAGGGATCTGGGCGGATGGATGACGTGGCTGCCTTCGACCGGCGCCGGCCGCGACCCGGCCGGCATCTTCCGGGTTCAGGACGGCGAGCTGCGTGTCCTGCAGGTCGAGGACACCGGGGCGGAGCGGGACTTCGGCTACGTGGCGACCACCGCGCCGTACACCGACTACCGCCTGCGGCTCCAGTACCGCTGGGGCAAGACGACCTTCGCGCCCCGCAAGGATCTGCCGCGCGATGCGGGCATCCTGTACCACCTGACCGGCCCGGACACCATCTGGCCCAGTTCGATGGAGTTCCAGATCATGGAGGGCAACACCGGCGATCTGTGGGCCATCAACGGCACGAACCTGTCCACGACCGTGAGCAGCGGCAGCGACGGCGATCCCAGGTATGACCCGTTCGGGGAAGCGCTGACGACCCAGTTTCCCGCCGAGAGCTACAAGCGCGTGCAGCGGGCCACCGACGTGCCCGAGAATGCCAGCGGCTGGAACGACGTGGAACTGATCGTGTCGGGCGACGAGGCGGTGCAGGTCGTGGACGGTCAGGTGACGAGCCGCGTGACCGGCATCCGTGCCCCGGACGGCTCGGCCCTGCGGTCAGGCCGCATTGCCCTCCAGGCCGAGGGGGCCGAGGTCACCTACCGCAACATCGACCTGCGCCCGCTGGCGTATCTGGCCCCACCCACCGGCGCCACGGTGCTGCTGGCGTCCGGGGCCGACAGCGCCGCCGCGTGGCAGTCGCGCAGCGGCGGCGCGGCCGACTGGCCCGTGCAGGGCGGTCGCATGACGGTGCGCAGCACCGCGAAGCCGGGCGACGCCGCGAGCAGCAACGACCTGCGCAGCGCCGAGACCTTCGGGGACATGCACCTGCACCTGGAATTCAAGGTGCCGGTCACGCGTGGTGGCCTGCCCGAACAGGAGCGTGGCAACAGCGGCGTGTACCTCCAGGGGCGCTACGAGGTGCAGATTCTCGATTCCTATGGGCAGCCGCCGACCGGCCAGGACGACCTGGGCGCGGTGTACGGACAGCACGCCCCGGCCGTGAACGCCGCGCTGCCGTCCGGCGCGTGGCAGAGCTACGACATCGAATTCCGGGCCGCCCGCTGGGAGGGCACCCAGAAGACCGCCGACGCCCGCGTGACCGTGTACCTGAACGGTGAGAAGGTGCAGGACGACGTGGCCCTGAGTGGCAGCACACTGCTGGGCGAGCCGGAGGCCGCCTCGGACGGGCCGGTGGTCTTGCAGGATCACGGCAGCGAGGTGCAGTTCCGCAACATCTGGGTCGCGCCGCTGGAGGACTGACAGCGGTGTTCAATTCCGCGCCGGGGCTGAACGGATACCCC from Deinococcus sp. AB2017081 encodes the following:
- a CDS encoding 3-keto-disaccharide hydrolase, yielding MFTAPRAPAHARDRHHTRPARGVLTMLLGSVLASCAAPATPAPTPAPAAPLQPQTAWAPLFNGRDLGGWMTWLPSTGAGRDPAGIFRVQDGELRVLQVEDTGAERDFGYVATTAPYTDYRLRLQYRWGKTTFAPRKDLPRDAGILYHLTGPDTIWPSSMEFQIMEGNTGDLWAINGTNLSTTVSSGSDGDPRYDPFGEALTTQFPAESYKRVQRATDVPENASGWNDVELIVSGDEAVQVVDGQVTSRVTGIRAPDGSALRSGRIALQAEGAEVTYRNIDLRPLAYLAPPTGATVLLASGADSAAAWQSRSGGAADWPVQGGRMTVRSTAKPGDAASSNDLRSAETFGDMHLHLEFKVPVTRGGLPEQERGNSGVYLQGRYEVQILDSYGQPPTGQDDLGAVYGQHAPAVNAALPSGAWQSYDIEFRAARWEGTQKTADARVTVYLNGEKVQDDVALSGSTLLGEPEAASDGPVVLQDHGSEVQFRNIWVAPLED